One region of Halomonas huangheensis genomic DNA includes:
- a CDS encoding ParA family protein yields MTKIIALTNQKGGVGKTTSAVNLAASLASLDRRVLLVDLDPQGHATMGSGVDKHELEGSVLDVILGEKRPVEVILDCPEAGYALLPGNGDLTAAEVELLDRSEGRERSLARALDEVASEYDVVMIDCPPSLNMLTVNALTAADGVLIPLQCEFYALEGLSALLDTVEQIKDSVNPSLEIYGILRTMFDARNSLTRDVSKQLRDYFGDALLKTTIPRNVRVAEAPSHGLPVTKYARFSRGSQAHRVLAKELIRRLSL; encoded by the coding sequence GTGACCAAGATCATCGCCTTGACCAACCAGAAAGGTGGAGTCGGCAAGACCACTTCAGCTGTCAATCTGGCCGCCAGCCTTGCCTCGCTGGATCGCCGTGTACTGCTGGTCGACCTTGACCCTCAGGGCCATGCCACCATGGGCAGCGGCGTCGACAAGCACGAGCTCGAAGGCAGTGTGCTGGACGTCATTCTCGGTGAAAAGCGCCCGGTGGAAGTCATTCTCGATTGCCCAGAGGCGGGTTATGCTCTGCTGCCGGGCAATGGTGACCTGACTGCTGCCGAGGTTGAGCTGCTCGATCGCAGCGAAGGGCGTGAGCGCAGTCTGGCGCGAGCACTGGACGAAGTGGCCAGTGAATACGATGTGGTGATGATCGACTGCCCGCCCTCGCTCAATATGCTGACCGTCAATGCACTAACGGCGGCTGACGGCGTGTTGATTCCCCTGCAATGTGAGTTTTATGCGCTGGAAGGTCTGTCGGCGTTGCTCGACACGGTCGAACAGATCAAGGACAGTGTGAATCCATCGTTGGAAATATACGGCATCCTGCGCACCATGTTCGATGCGCGCAACAGCCTTACGCGTGACGTCAGCAAGCAATTGCGTGACTATTTCGGCGATGCACTGCTCAAGACCACCATTCCGCGCAACGTTCGTGTCGCTGAGGCTCCCAGCCATGGTTTGCCGGTCACCAAGTACGCGCGTTTCTCGCGTGGTAGCCAGGCGCATCGTGTGCTGGCCAAGGAATTGATCCGCCGACTCTCGCTGTAA
- the rsmG gene encoding 16S rRNA (guanine(527)-N(7))-methyltransferase RsmG, which yields MTMALTSETIFLINQRLEKGLEALGIAADSAQRERLAALVTLLHKWNRAYNLTAVRDPLDMVSRHLLDSAAVLPHVRGPRVLDVGSGPGLPGLVLAILAPELEVTLLDSNGKKVRFQRQAVMELGLGNVTPVQARVEQFSPPEGGFDQVVSRAFANLTDFIALTRGLVAESGQWLAMKGPAVDNELAQLDADVCQVARLTLQIPFESGVRELVVLEPDASAR from the coding sequence ATGACAATGGCTTTGACCTCAGAGACAATTTTTTTGATTAATCAACGCCTTGAGAAAGGCCTTGAAGCATTGGGCATTGCTGCTGATAGCGCTCAACGAGAGCGCCTTGCGGCGTTGGTGACGTTGTTGCACAAGTGGAATCGGGCCTATAACCTCACCGCAGTGAGGGATCCACTCGACATGGTCTCGCGCCACTTGCTCGACAGTGCCGCAGTGTTGCCTCATGTTCGTGGTCCGAGGGTGCTGGACGTGGGTTCCGGGCCGGGATTACCGGGTCTGGTGTTGGCGATTCTGGCACCGGAACTGGAAGTGACCTTACTCGACAGTAACGGTAAGAAAGTCAGGTTTCAGCGTCAGGCTGTGATGGAACTGGGGTTGGGTAATGTAACGCCGGTTCAGGCACGGGTTGAGCAGTTTTCACCGCCCGAGGGAGGTTTTGATCAGGTGGTGTCACGAGCCTTTGCCAACCTCACCGACTTTATCGCATTGACGCGTGGACTGGTTGCCGAAAGTGGCCAGTGGCTAGCGATGAAAGGGCCGGCCGTGGATAACGAGCTCGCACAGTTGGACGCTGATGTATGCCAGGTTGCCAGGCTGACGTTGCAGATTCCGTTCGAGTCTGGTGTCCGAGAACTGGTTGTGCTGGAACCTGACGCCAGCGCCCGCTAG